One genomic region from Jilunia laotingensis encodes:
- a CDS encoding sensor histidine kinase — MKDAFKHLFLIAQFLFPFCLQMNADNFSVFHPDSIPSSIQKLDKYYEIPNEYLKQWNKLKAEADATGNLRDNYFLLKDINYFYYMAGEADSVRKYTTILQDLSRKYNDEHGYYYNWILLSETYSNLGDGKAARRENEAIYNDALHNKSDIGMAYNLYAIASGYLTAREYKKAEPYLVQAMEKFYQMKRWDIYVVLAANNVILLSEQHREEESVAAFHKLDSLADCALASKLPGLSPRNIAMIKYQALVKSMCSEDMETCRKYLKDIETIYQKYPSIPKIYLYGSKQVYAYLNKDYVTQAAYIDSSVNYYRARNSKENMRRMYQNEGQALALANRYEEAYDKLLKVIKLSDTLSWDKTNKQVNYLSAKYNTKKLELEKRELILKTRNMQLILSLSIGITLLLGLSSLMIFYRHKSKLNYKLHLQDKNLIAANEKIQKANEMKAVFIQNMNHEIRTPLNAIVGFSNIISDSSLTQEELKEISKTIKTNSDNLLKIISDMLSIANLESDGEEPHSVPFSVNECCEELINNARIFVNENTNLYSRLPDEDFTLVSDRKMIYKIIFNLLHNATKFTLKGNIELSYRIDASSKRILFLVRDTGIGIPKEKKEIIFERFYKVDSFTQGSGLGLSLCKIYAHRLKGEVYLDDSYQGGSLFVLMLPIS, encoded by the coding sequence ATGAAGGACGCTTTCAAGCATCTATTCCTGATAGCCCAGTTCTTATTTCCGTTCTGCCTTCAAATGAATGCAGATAATTTTTCCGTTTTCCATCCGGACTCGATCCCCTCCTCCATTCAAAAACTGGATAAATATTATGAAATACCCAATGAATATCTGAAGCAATGGAATAAATTGAAAGCGGAAGCAGATGCTACCGGCAATCTGAGGGATAACTACTTTCTGCTGAAGGACATCAACTATTTTTATTATATGGCCGGTGAAGCTGATAGTGTACGAAAATATACTACTATTCTTCAAGATCTCAGCCGAAAATACAATGACGAACATGGCTATTACTATAACTGGATCCTTCTCAGCGAAACCTACAGTAATTTAGGTGACGGAAAAGCCGCCAGACGTGAAAATGAAGCCATATACAATGATGCACTGCACAATAAAAGCGATATAGGTATGGCATATAACCTGTATGCTATTGCCTCCGGCTACCTCACTGCAAGAGAATATAAAAAAGCAGAGCCCTATCTTGTTCAAGCGATGGAGAAGTTTTATCAAATGAAACGATGGGACATTTATGTCGTTTTGGCAGCCAATAATGTTATTCTGTTATCCGAACAGCATCGTGAAGAAGAGTCGGTGGCGGCATTCCACAAACTGGATTCACTGGCAGACTGTGCCTTAGCGAGCAAACTTCCGGGATTATCTCCCAGAAATATAGCTATGATCAAGTACCAAGCCTTGGTTAAAAGCATGTGTTCCGAGGACATGGAAACATGCCGGAAATATTTGAAAGACATCGAAACAATCTATCAAAAATATCCTTCTATTCCCAAAATCTACTTATACGGCAGTAAACAAGTTTATGCTTACTTGAACAAAGATTACGTAACCCAAGCTGCATATATTGACTCATCTGTGAACTATTACAGAGCCCGAAACAGTAAAGAAAATATGCGCCGGATGTATCAGAATGAAGGTCAGGCACTCGCACTGGCAAATAGATATGAAGAAGCATACGACAAACTATTAAAAGTCATAAAGCTGAGTGATACTCTTTCTTGGGATAAGACAAACAAGCAAGTAAATTACCTTTCGGCCAAATATAATACGAAAAAGCTTGAATTAGAGAAACGCGAACTGATTTTGAAAACACGTAACATGCAACTGATTCTATCCCTCAGCATCGGTATCACCTTATTATTAGGATTGTCTTCCTTAATGATTTTTTATAGACACAAGTCAAAGCTTAATTACAAATTACACTTGCAGGATAAGAATTTGATTGCCGCCAATGAAAAAATACAGAAAGCCAATGAAATGAAAGCCGTGTTCATACAAAATATGAATCATGAGATTCGTACACCATTAAATGCAATCGTAGGGTTCTCGAATATTATCTCTGACTCTTCACTAACTCAGGAAGAACTGAAAGAAATAAGTAAAACTATCAAAACAAACAGTGACAACCTTCTGAAAATAATCAGTGACATGCTCTCCATCGCCAACCTCGAGAGTGACGGGGAAGAGCCTCATTCAGTTCCTTTCTCTGTCAACGAATGTTGTGAAGAGCTTATTAATAATGCAAGGATTTTTGTCAACGAAAACACCAATCTCTATTCCCGATTGCCAGATGAAGATTTCACGCTTGTTTCCGATAGGAAAATGATCTACAAAATCATCTTCAACCTGTTGCATAATGCCACAAAATTCACTTTAAAAGGAAATATCGAATTAAGCTACCGGATAGATGCCAGCTCAAAAAGAATTCTTTTTCTGGTACGCGACACCGGCATAGGAATTCCAAAGGAAAAGAAAGAAATAATATTCGAACGGTTTTATAAGGTAGATTCATTCACACAAGGCTCCGGTTTAGGACTCTCTCTTTGCAAAATATACGCCCATCGCCTCAAAGGTGAAGTTTATCTGGATGATAGCTATCAAGGAGGTTCGTTATTCGTATTGATGCTTCCTATTTCCTGA
- a CDS encoding HNH endonuclease: MGFSPEIKEQVMIATARHCCVCHSYKGINLEVHHLIQEANGGPNTFENAIPLCFDCHANAGHYNNKHPKDIKFSIPELTKARNDWYDFVKKNPTVEKKLISNQIHTCYYVLHAFDVLESVIKGDFSSVDKYRNKVFLSDNLILKEWKEILNSHLKDFGSNVEQKMIMEVRQFNSIEEYFQEYEGVEMTDKASVEYPYFEAKRKCDWCSLLRILKPNSFLEHLSKSGINAETFCTSLLRRNEDSCGGEIFEFAYTEYLEISPISFIFLGITNTSKEQIKLNSLLTKESTKILLPNFNLLSREMVLVPIATAINLQEIDRSKIVIEHIDGDRGRDFSRILSNGDFNEDDICFFNEEINPNSVIYNSNEGEYEVEIHSFDFNNLYSINSYWQCGSCPHLFVINKHGKQKYVRELLKSASFIQGFDTITVPDEIFEIVIRELEDETTYIERIHINGRLYCENVVLRKGESLSIIVSPNDKLIIRGHYEPHLFADSTLNDIWQRNEIIKQ; this comes from the coding sequence ATGGGATTTTCACCGGAAATAAAAGAACAAGTAATGATTGCGACTGCAAGACACTGTTGTGTTTGTCATAGTTATAAAGGGATAAATTTAGAAGTTCACCATTTGATACAAGAAGCAAATGGTGGACCCAATACATTTGAAAATGCCATTCCTCTTTGCTTTGATTGTCACGCAAATGCGGGGCATTATAATAATAAGCACCCTAAGGACATTAAATTTTCAATTCCGGAATTAACTAAAGCACGAAATGATTGGTATGATTTTGTGAAAAAAAATCCTACAGTTGAGAAAAAACTCATTTCAAATCAAATACATACATGTTATTATGTTCTTCACGCTTTTGATGTTTTAGAGTCCGTAATCAAAGGAGATTTTTCTTCTGTTGACAAATATCGAAACAAAGTATTTTTGTCTGATAACTTAATATTAAAAGAATGGAAAGAAATTCTTAACTCACATTTGAAAGACTTTGGCTCTAATGTTGAACAAAAAATGATAATGGAAGTTCGACAGTTTAATTCTATTGAGGAGTATTTTCAGGAATATGAAGGAGTTGAAATGACAGACAAAGCAAGCGTGGAATATCCTTATTTTGAAGCAAAAAGGAAATGTGATTGGTGTTCATTATTGAGAATTTTGAAACCAAATTCATTTTTAGAGCATTTGAGCAAATCAGGAATTAATGCAGAAACGTTTTGCACCTCTTTACTTCGAAGAAATGAAGATTCTTGTGGAGGAGAAATTTTCGAATTTGCTTATACTGAGTATTTAGAAATTTCTCCTATCAGTTTCATTTTTCTTGGAATAACAAATACCTCAAAGGAGCAAATAAAACTAAACAGTCTATTGACAAAGGAAAGTACAAAAATTCTCCTCCCCAATTTCAATTTACTCTCTCGTGAAATGGTTTTAGTTCCAATTGCAACGGCTATCAATCTACAGGAAATTGACAGAAGCAAAATCGTTATAGAACATATTGACGGAGACAGAGGACGAGATTTCTCACGGATACTTAGCAACGGTGATTTTAATGAAGATGACATTTGTTTCTTTAATGAAGAAATTAATCCAAACTCTGTTATATACAATAGCAACGAAGGAGAATATGAAGTTGAAATACACAGTTTTGATTTCAATAATTTATATTCCATAAATAGTTATTGGCAATGCGGTTCTTGTCCACATTTATTCGTTATTAATAAACACGGAAAACAAAAATATGTTCGCGAACTGTTAAAATCAGCCTCTTTTATACAAGGATTTGACACAATTACAGTTCCTGATGAGATTTTTGAAATAGTAATTCGTGAACTTGAGGACGAAACAACTTACATTGAGAGAATCCATATTAATGGTAGGTTGTATTGTGAAAATGTAGTTCTAAGAAAAGGAGAATCGCTGTCTATTATCGTAAGTCCTAATGATAAATTAATCATTAGGGGGCATTATGAGCCTCATTTGTTCGCAGATTCAACGTTGAATGATATTTGGCAAAGAAATGAAATAATAAAACAATGA
- a CDS encoding class I SAM-dependent methyltransferase: MNSDYKVGDLIYNAGIYDGLNTFLSDLPFYKKWLPKNKDAKILELCCGTGRLTLPIAKEGYNIYGVDYTSSMLEQAKIKASEAGLVINFIEADIRTLNLQEKFDFIFIPFNSIHHLYKNEDLFKAFHVVRNHLKDRGLFLLDCFNPNIQYIVEAAKEQQVIAEYTTSDGKNVLIKQTMLYENKTQINRIEWHYFINGEFNSTQNLDMRMFFPQELDTYLEWAGFNVIHKFGGFEEEVFNDNSEKQVFVCQC; this comes from the coding sequence ATGAATAGTGATTACAAAGTTGGCGACTTAATATACAATGCTGGTATTTATGATGGATTAAATACTTTCCTGTCTGATTTGCCATTTTACAAAAAATGGCTGCCGAAAAATAAGGATGCTAAAATTCTTGAACTTTGCTGTGGTACGGGCAGACTTACGCTTCCCATTGCAAAGGAGGGATACAATATTTATGGAGTGGATTACACTTCATCAATGCTTGAACAGGCAAAGATAAAAGCTTCCGAAGCAGGGTTAGTGATTAATTTCATTGAAGCAGATATTAGAACATTAAACTTGCAGGAAAAATTTGACTTTATTTTTATTCCGTTTAATTCAATCCATCATTTATATAAGAATGAAGATTTATTTAAGGCGTTTCATGTTGTTAGAAATCACCTTAAAGACAGAGGCTTATTTCTGTTGGATTGCTTTAACCCTAATATTCAGTATATAGTTGAAGCCGCAAAAGAACAACAAGTAATTGCCGAATATACGACCAGCGATGGAAAAAATGTATTGATAAAGCAGACAATGCTATATGAAAATAAAACTCAGATTAATCGTATAGAATGGCATTATTTTATTAATGGCGAGTTCAATTCTACCCAAAATTTGGATATGAGGATGTTTTTTCCTCAAGAATTAGACACATATCTGGAATGGGCTGGATTTAATGTTATTCATAAGTTTGGAGGTTTTGAAGAAGAGGTATTTAACGATAATTCGGAAAAACAGGTATTTGTTTGTCAATGTTAG
- a CDS encoding glycoside hydrolase family 78 protein, with product MTKLLLAVLLFFIAPLTANGKEQVKIIKTQCEYTDSPVGIDTSHPRFTWMLGSNVTNTIQKAWQIRIASRPELLSEGKADVWDSGKVIDKTTRIEYKGTNPLQPHTCYYWQVTIWDENNHTDTSAINRFETAKLQPTDWKAIWITDRHDKEYEPAPLFRKEFDLTGKISSARAYVSGTGYYELFINGKRVGENYLDPGYTHFDKRILYVTHDVTALVNRGANAIAAVLGNGFYNCQSRAVWDFEKARWRERPRLLCELRVTYADGRTDVIATDEHWKTNTGAYTYNNIYSGDKYDARLEEPGWTTARFNDAQWMPARKTGQPAPLLVAQQMPAIRITEEIKPVSMKSFGDSIYVFDMGHNISGVCRLEVKGESGTTFTLRHGELLKENGRLEPGNIDVYYKPVKPGETFQTDVFILRGTGKKESFTPQFSYHGFRYVEVSCNRPVKLGTGDLTGLFLHTDVPQAGEFCCSNPLLNKIWAATNLSYLCNLHSIPTDCPQREKNGWTADAHVAIDLALLNFDGLTLYEKWMNDFIDNQLSDGKISGIVPSASWGYGEWPGPVWDAALFIIPNALYNYYGETRTIERLYPTLLRYLDYLKPLEKEGFLTFGLGDWVTYEAQTPNEYTSTLYYYQDYKTMARFAKLLGKDSTPYQQKAEQLKQLINEKYFNTETGVYANGTQTAQAIALYMDIVPAGKEQLVAEQLHKAVTGNNYFLNFGLLGSKTVPAMLTKFGYVEDAYKMITKTEAPSWGYWVETKGYTTLAETWLLSPEFHDASLNHVFMGDVSAWMYNTLAGINLDAEHPGFGHIIIRPHFIDQLDWVSGSYQSVRGLIRSEWKRENGRIKLTVTIPANTTATIHADKVYTVGSGTYHYMIKCD from the coding sequence ATGACCAAACTTTTGTTAGCTGTTTTATTATTTTTCATAGCTCCATTGACTGCCAATGGAAAAGAGCAGGTAAAAATAATTAAGACTCAATGCGAGTATACAGACTCGCCTGTCGGCATAGATACCAGCCATCCGCGTTTTACATGGATGCTCGGCAGCAATGTTACAAATACGATACAAAAAGCATGGCAAATACGGATTGCCAGCCGACCTGAATTATTATCCGAAGGCAAAGCGGATGTATGGGATTCGGGAAAGGTCATCGACAAGACCACACGCATAGAATACAAAGGAACAAACCCTTTACAGCCCCATACCTGCTATTACTGGCAGGTGACCATCTGGGATGAAAACAACCATACCGACACATCTGCCATAAACCGGTTTGAGACGGCAAAACTACAACCAACAGACTGGAAAGCTATCTGGATCACGGACCGGCATGATAAGGAATATGAACCCGCCCCCTTATTCCGAAAAGAATTCGATCTGACGGGTAAAATCTCCTCGGCACGTGCCTACGTGAGCGGAACCGGGTATTACGAACTCTTCATCAACGGCAAAAGAGTCGGTGAAAACTACCTCGATCCGGGATACACCCATTTCGACAAACGTATCTTATATGTTACTCATGACGTAACAGCACTCGTGAATAGAGGGGCAAATGCCATTGCCGCTGTTCTTGGCAACGGTTTCTACAATTGCCAGAGCCGGGCGGTTTGGGATTTTGAGAAAGCCCGTTGGAGAGAACGTCCCCGCCTGTTATGCGAACTGCGGGTGACTTATGCAGACGGTCGCACAGATGTCATAGCAACCGATGAACACTGGAAAACAAATACCGGTGCTTATACTTACAACAATATTTATAGCGGTGACAAGTATGACGCACGACTTGAAGAACCCGGCTGGACGACAGCCCGTTTCAATGACGCACAATGGATGCCTGCCCGTAAAACGGGACAACCCGCCCCCTTACTGGTTGCCCAGCAAATGCCTGCCATCCGTATTACGGAAGAGATTAAGCCCGTATCGATGAAATCCTTTGGCGACAGCATTTACGTATTCGATATGGGACACAATATTTCCGGAGTATGCCGGCTCGAAGTAAAAGGGGAATCGGGCACTACCTTCACCCTCCGTCACGGAGAATTGCTGAAAGAGAATGGAAGGCTCGAACCGGGAAACATAGATGTTTATTACAAACCCGTAAAACCGGGGGAAACCTTCCAAACCGATGTCTTTATCCTGAGAGGTACGGGAAAGAAGGAATCCTTCACTCCCCAGTTCAGCTATCACGGATTCCGCTATGTAGAAGTCAGTTGCAACCGCCCGGTGAAACTGGGAACAGGTGACCTCACCGGATTATTCCTCCATACGGATGTCCCGCAAGCGGGAGAATTCTGTTGCTCGAACCCATTACTGAATAAAATCTGGGCTGCCACCAATCTAAGCTACCTGTGCAACCTGCATAGCATTCCCACCGACTGCCCGCAACGCGAAAAGAACGGTTGGACTGCCGATGCCCATGTGGCCATCGACCTGGCTCTGCTCAATTTCGATGGCCTTACCCTTTATGAGAAATGGATGAACGACTTCATCGACAACCAGCTTTCTGACGGCAAGATCTCAGGCATCGTGCCCAGTGCATCGTGGGGATATGGAGAATGGCCCGGTCCGGTATGGGACGCAGCCTTGTTCATTATTCCCAATGCATTGTACAATTACTATGGGGAGACGCGGACCATCGAACGCCTCTACCCCACCCTGTTACGTTATCTTGACTATCTGAAACCCTTGGAGAAAGAAGGTTTCCTCACTTTCGGGCTGGGAGATTGGGTCACTTACGAAGCACAAACTCCGAACGAGTACACTTCCACCTTATATTATTATCAGGACTATAAAACGATGGCTCGTTTCGCCAAGCTCCTAGGCAAAGATTCTACTCCCTATCAGCAAAAAGCGGAACAGCTCAAACAACTGATCAACGAAAAATATTTCAATACCGAAACAGGTGTTTATGCCAACGGAACTCAAACCGCACAAGCCATTGCCTTATATATGGACATCGTGCCTGCCGGCAAGGAACAACTCGTTGCCGAACAGTTGCATAAAGCAGTCACCGGGAATAATTATTTCCTCAACTTCGGACTGCTCGGTAGCAAAACAGTCCCTGCCATGCTTACAAAATTCGGCTATGTAGAAGATGCTTACAAAATGATCACCAAAACCGAAGCTCCTTCCTGGGGATATTGGGTAGAAACCAAAGGATATACCACGCTGGCAGAGACCTGGTTACTCAGCCCGGAATTCCACGATGCGTCACTCAACCATGTCTTCATGGGAGATGTAAGCGCATGGATGTACAATACGCTCGCAGGTATCAACTTGGATGCCGAACATCCGGGATTCGGTCATATCATCATTCGCCCGCATTTTATCGATCAACTGGATTGGGTATCGGGCAGCTACCAGTCTGTACGCGGTCTGATCCGTTCGGAATGGAAAAGAGAAAACGGCAGGATCAAACTCACCGTCACCATCCCCGCAAATACCACAGCAACCATCCATGCAGACAAAGTCTATACGGTAGGGTCGGGCACGTATCATTATATGATTAAATGTGACTGA
- a CDS encoding class II fructose-bisphosphate aldolase, with protein MVNYKDLGLVNTREMFAKAIKGGYAIPAFNFNNMEQMQAIIKAAVETKSPVILQVSKGARQYANATLLRYMAQGAVEYAKELGCAHPEIVLHLDHGDTFETCKSCIDSGFSSVMIDGSHLPYDENVALTKKVVEYAHQFDVTVEGELGVLAGVEDEVSSDHHTYTEPDEVVDFVTKTGCDSLAISIGTSHGAYKFTPEQCHIDPATGRMVPPPLAFNVLDAVMKELPGFPIVLHGSSSVPEEEVATINQFGGALKAAIGIPEEELRKAAKSAVCKINIDSDSRLAMTAAIRKVFAEKPAEFDPRKYLGPARDNMEKLYKHKIINVLGSDNKLAE; from the coding sequence ATGGTAAATTACAAAGATTTAGGATTGGTAAACACAAGAGAGATGTTTGCTAAGGCTATCAAAGGCGGATATGCAATCCCTGCTTTCAACTTCAACAATATGGAACAAATGCAGGCTATTATCAAGGCTGCTGTAGAAACAAAATCTCCGGTTATTCTTCAGGTATCTAAAGGTGCCCGTCAATATGCCAACGCTACTTTGTTACGTTATATGGCTCAGGGTGCTGTGGAATATGCTAAGGAATTGGGTTGCGCTCATCCTGAAATCGTTCTTCACCTCGACCACGGAGATACTTTTGAGACTTGCAAGAGCTGCATCGACTCAGGTTTCTCTTCAGTAATGATCGACGGTTCACACCTTCCTTACGATGAGAACGTTGCTTTGACTAAGAAAGTAGTTGAGTACGCTCATCAGTTTGACGTAACAGTAGAAGGCGAACTCGGTGTATTGGCTGGTGTAGAGGATGAAGTTTCTTCAGACCACCATACATATACTGAACCGGACGAAGTAGTTGATTTCGTTACAAAGACTGGTTGCGATTCATTGGCTATTTCTATCGGTACTTCTCACGGTGCTTATAAATTCACTCCGGAACAGTGTCATATCGACCCGGCTACAGGACGTATGGTTCCTCCTCCTTTGGCTTTCAACGTATTGGATGCTGTAATGAAAGAACTTCCGGGCTTCCCAATCGTTCTTCACGGTTCATCTTCAGTTCCAGAAGAAGAAGTTGCTACAATCAATCAGTTCGGTGGTGCTTTGAAAGCTGCTATCGGTATTCCTGAAGAAGAGTTGCGTAAGGCTGCTAAGTCTGCAGTTTGCAAGATCAACATCGACTCAGACTCTCGTTTGGCTATGACTGCTGCAATCCGTAAGGTATTTGCTGAGAAACCGGCTGAATTCGATCCTCGTAAATATCTGGGTCCGGCTCGTGACAATATGGAAAAACTGTACAAGCACAAAATCATCAATGTGCTTGGTTCAGACAACAAATTGGCTGAATAA
- a CDS encoding type B 50S ribosomal protein L31, which translates to MKKGIHPESYRPVVFKDMSNGDMFLSKSTVNTKETIEFEGETYPLLKIEISNTSHPFYTGKSTLVDTAGRVDKFMSRYGDRKKK; encoded by the coding sequence ATGAAAAAAGGTATTCATCCAGAATCATACCGTCCGGTAGTGTTCAAAGACATGTCAAATGGCGATATGTTTTTGTCTAAATCAACAGTAAATACAAAAGAAACCATCGAATTCGAAGGTGAAACTTATCCTTTGCTGAAGATTGAAATCTCTAACACTTCTCACCCTTTCTATACTGGTAAATCTACATTGGTAGACACAGCTGGTCGCGTTGATAAGTTCATGAGCCGTTACGGTGATCGCAAGAAAAAATAA
- a CDS encoding leucine-rich repeat domain-containing protein, whose translation MRKILLVILLPLLSILLQAQETAVIDGVTFSADKKTLIKYPEEKEDQEYIVPEGTEIISYKAFSNNNYLKKITIPSSIQEICSRAFTYCNSLSDIVWGAYPTLVGQDIFWESPTKNFSITTDNQDCTIVNGVLYSKDKKRLLRVPVMSQYYDVTILEGTEIIGKGACELTDISIILPSTLKKIEDFAFWICIRIPTRSKELDYSDYDFGEYRIPSEIQCNALIPPEIIGTPFSPTTYYIPCRLTVPEESLLAYCCAPGWKEFEYINGVRPDHLNSIDKISSYNTKIRVNDQSLKITSEKDIQRIKLVSQEGKIIFDEFARSKSYQIQLDHTSNGVLLLKVIYNNSEEEVFKLIK comes from the coding sequence ATGAGAAAAATATTACTTGTTATACTATTGCCGTTACTCAGCATTTTGCTGCAGGCACAGGAAACCGCAGTTATAGATGGAGTTACTTTCTCAGCGGATAAAAAAACACTGATAAAGTATCCCGAAGAAAAAGAAGATCAAGAATACATAGTGCCTGAAGGGACAGAAATTATTTCATATAAAGCCTTTTCAAATAATAACTATCTAAAAAAAATTACAATACCTTCTTCTATACAGGAAATATGTTCGCGCGCATTCACATATTGTAATTCTTTATCGGATATTGTTTGGGGTGCTTATCCAACCCTAGTTGGACAGGACATTTTTTGGGAATCTCCCACAAAAAATTTCAGCATTACGACTGACAATCAAGATTGCACTATAGTAAATGGAGTACTCTATTCCAAAGACAAAAAGCGTTTATTAAGAGTACCTGTAATGAGCCAATATTACGATGTAACCATCCTTGAAGGAACAGAAATCATAGGCAAAGGAGCATGTGAATTGACAGACATTTCGATTATTTTACCGTCTACATTAAAAAAAATAGAAGATTTTGCTTTTTGGATTTGTATACGTATACCTACGCGATCAAAAGAATTAGATTATTCAGATTATGATTTTGGGGAATACAGAATCCCATCCGAAATACAGTGCAATGCATTAATTCCCCCAGAAATCATAGGTACCCCATTTTCTCCTACTACCTATTACATCCCCTGCAGGTTAACTGTTCCTGAAGAAAGTCTTTTAGCCTATTGTTGCGCTCCTGGGTGGAAAGAATTTGAGTATATTAATGGAGTACGTCCTGATCATCTAAATTCCATTGATAAGATTTCCTCTTATAACACAAAGATAAGAGTCAATGATCAATCCCTTAAGATAACATCCGAAAAAGATATCCAAAGAATCAAATTGGTCAGTCAAGAAGGTAAAATAATATTTGATGAATTTGCCAGAAGTAAGTCATACCAAATTCAGTTAGATCATACCTCAAACGGAGTATTACTATTGAAAGTTATTTATAATAACTCAGAAGAAGAGGTATTTAAACTCATTAAATAA
- a CDS encoding KilA-N domain-containing protein, with amino-acid sequence MSKKEKITVQGTEITIISGKNDDYICLTDMVKGQEGEDHIRNWMRNRNTLEFLGAWEMLHNPAFKGVEFDTFLHEAGANRFNMTPRKWIEATDAVGMISQAGRNGGTYAHKDIAFEFGSWLSPVFKLYLITEYQRLKEAENNPMLGEWNVKRVLSKVNYTLHTDAVRDFIIPKMDVEREKAYAYADEADMLNLALWACTAKQWREANPEYAKKGLNIRDTASINELVVLANLESFNAELLKRDMDKSTRYACLHEMAERQLTRLNAIDAEKGFRKLGAKK; translated from the coding sequence ATGAGCAAAAAAGAGAAAATAACCGTACAGGGTACGGAAATAACCATTATTTCGGGAAAAAATGACGATTACATTTGCCTTACCGATATGGTAAAGGGGCAAGAGGGCGAAGACCATATCCGCAACTGGATGCGTAATCGTAATACCCTTGAGTTTCTCGGTGCTTGGGAGATGTTGCACAACCCTGCCTTTAAAGGTGTCGAATTCGACACCTTTTTACACGAAGCAGGAGCAAACCGTTTTAATATGACACCCCGCAAATGGATTGAGGCTACCGATGCTGTCGGTATGATTTCCCAAGCAGGGCGAAATGGAGGAACTTACGCCCACAAAGATATTGCGTTTGAGTTCGGCTCGTGGCTCAGTCCGGTGTTTAAGCTCTATTTGATTACCGAATATCAGCGACTTAAAGAGGCTGAAAACAATCCGATGCTCGGTGAATGGAATGTAAAACGGGTACTTAGTAAAGTGAATTATACGCTTCATACCGATGCCGTCCGTGATTTTATCATCCCAAAAATGGATGTTGAACGAGAGAAAGCATACGCCTATGCAGATGAAGCCGATATGCTAAATCTCGCTTTATGGGCTTGTACAGCAAAGCAATGGCGAGAAGCAAATCCTGAATACGCAAAGAAAGGTTTGAATATACGCGATACGGCAAGTATTAACGAATTGGTTGTCTTAGCAAATCTTGAATCATTTAATGCAGAACTGTTGAAACGTGATATGGACAAATCTACCCGATACGCCTGTTTGCACGAAATGGCAGAACGTCAACTGACACGTCTCAATGCCATAGACGCAGAAAAAGGATTTCGGAAATTAGGAGCAAAAAAATAA